In a genomic window of Pelecanus crispus isolate bPelCri1 chromosome 1, bPelCri1.pri, whole genome shotgun sequence:
- the CYREN gene encoding cell cycle regulator of non-homologous end joining gives MAAGGRRRRLLPAWMGAAGDDRAAAAAAAPSKAGRRRAAAGRRAAAAVVYCMNEAELVDAALAVLAENLQCEEGEEEARPASEEEQELQPTPKEAPGSTASTGGRSDCSPALPSPPGAGAGAERTGCEDSEDDVLKYVREIFFS, from the exons ATggcagcgggcgggcggcggcggcggcttcTCCCGGCCTGgatgggggcggcgggggacgatcgggcggcggcggcggcggcggcgccctcCaaggccgggcggcggcgggcggcggcagggcGCAG ggcggcggcggccgtgGTGTACTGCATGAACGAGGCGGAGCTGGTGGACGCGGCCCTGGCGGTCTTGGCCGAG AATCTGCAGTGcgaggaaggtgaggaggaggccCGGCCTGCGAGCGAAGAGGAGCAGGAGCTCCAGCCAACACCAAAGGAGGCTCCTGGAAGCACAGCCAGCACGGGGGGCCGCAGCGACTGCAGTCCGGctctcccatcccctcctgGCGCTGGCGCTGGTGCAGAGAGGACGGGCTGCGAGGACTCCGAGGACGACGTTCTGAAATACGTCAGGGAGATCTTTTTCAGCTAA
- the TMEM140 gene encoding transmembrane protein 140: protein MVSKEHMGTRMGLLQRRCTGHLLCALALLEAAGTLVLMLYALLWEAGNLADLPDKRIGFYNFCLWNETAGKLQCLDYKHLQVMGISLPVMMLARVCVYTCLVFNIFYPLFLVRVKCTEQRNGWKIILIILMIKMTILSGGLGTFLFQTSQWIHPSDFTGGFMALVGTQALLLLQILTVTMYLSWAKHTHLYQIPFTEQALPLEI, encoded by the coding sequence ATGGTATCAAAAGAGCATATGGGCACCAGGATGGGTCTGCTGCAAAGGAGGTGCACTGGGCACCTGCTCTGTGCACTGGCCCTCCTCGAGGCTGCTGGGACCTTGGTCTTGATGCTCTACGCACTGCTGTGGGAAGCCGGGAACCTGGCTGACCTCCCTGACAAACGCATCGGTTTTTACAACTTCTGCCTGTGGAATGAGacagctgggaagctgcagtGCCTGGATTACAAGCATCTTCAGGTTATGGGCATCAGTCTACCAGTAATGATGTTAGCCAGGGTTTGTGTGTACACCTGCCTGGTCTTCAACATCTTCTACCCCCTTTTTCTTGTACGTGTGAAGTGCACAGAGCAGAGAAACGGCTGGAAGATCATCCTCATCATACTCATGATCAAGATGACAATCTTATCTGGAGGCCTGGgtacatttcttttccaaacctCACAGTGGATTCACCCCTCTGATTTCACTGGGGGCTTCATGGCACTGGTTGGGACTCAGGCTCTGCTACTGCTCCAGATTCTCACTGTCACTATGTACCTCAGCTGGGCCAAGCACACACACCTGTATCAAATCCCTTTTACTGAGCAGGCCCTGCCCTTGGAGATTTGA